In the Thermosipho affectus genome, one interval contains:
- a CDS encoding glycosyltransferase family protein, whose product MKDNNIGICILNFNSSNDLERLLKEFVRDNIKFPIVVVDNSNNEKEILLVKQLIKNFFGILNIVYILSKKNLGYFKGNFIGVSYLKQHFKINKVLILNPDVSSQNWCNLVENLLLFLKNDNDFLVGPKIINSSRYPSTPLLYMAPFVNVIYNIAYPFSYFVYKEIQRKKALGSSKKVFAIEGSVMLVNSNKFIEIYKYFKNVFLYEEERIMGLLAKKYHWNIYYVPFIEVLHYHKPLEKNINNIPYFIKSNLEIIRLFYKDSFWRESLILTLRYRYFIKKTIVRMLNGVNYLGNIFWSFFEKIMKKN is encoded by the coding sequence ATGAAAGATAATAATATAGGTATATGTATTTTGAATTTTAACTCATCTAATGATTTAGAGAGACTTTTAAAGGAATTTGTTCGTGATAATATAAAATTTCCTATAGTGGTAGTTGATAATTCGAATAATGAAAAAGAGATATTGTTAGTAAAGCAATTAATTAAAAATTTTTTTGGTATTTTAAATATCGTATATATCCTATCAAAAAAAAATTTGGGTTATTTTAAAGGAAATTTTATAGGTGTAAGTTATTTAAAACAACATTTTAAAATTAATAAAGTATTGATTTTGAATCCTGATGTAAGTTCTCAAAATTGGTGTAATTTAGTAGAAAACTTGTTATTATTTTTAAAAAACGATAATGATTTTTTGGTTGGGCCAAAGATTATTAATTCAAGTAGGTATCCTTCTACACCTTTGCTTTACATGGCTCCATTTGTTAATGTGATTTACAACATTGCGTATCCTTTTAGTTATTTTGTTTATAAGGAAATCCAAAGAAAAAAAGCTTTAGGTTCTTCAAAGAAAGTGTTTGCAATAGAAGGCTCTGTTATGTTAGTAAATAGTAATAAGTTTATTGAAATATATAAATATTTCAAAAATGTATTTTTATACGAAGAAGAAAGAATAATGGGATTGTTAGCAAAAAAATACCACTGGAATATATATTACGTTCCTTTTATTGAGGTTCTTCATTACCATAAACCATTGGAAAAGAATATAAACAATATACCATATTTTATTAAAAGTAACTTGGAGATAATAAGACTTTTTTACAAGGATAGTTTTTGGCGAGAATCTTTAATTCTAACATTAAGATATAGATATTTTATAAAAAAAACTATAGTTAGAATGTTAAATGGTGTAAATTATTTAGGAAATATTTTTTGGAGTTTTTTTGAAAAAATTATGAAAAAGAATTGA
- a CDS encoding HAD-IIIA family hydrolase, translated as MIKQAVILAGGLGTRLRSIVKDVPKPMAKIGKRPFLEYQIYLLKKVGITNILILIGYKGSIIKDYFKDGREFGISITYSEEKEPLGTGGAVISAWDKLEDEFLILNGDTFFDIEYDLLFDFVDEKSPEALIVLRYTKDLSRYGFVEIDDLYYVKKFIEKGTLPSNRVDGYINGGIYYFKKKTLEKYLNKFKRNNFISLENEIFPDLVNSKKLFGIPMGGKFIDIGIPKDYEKAQNEIPNCIKQKRKPALFLDRDGVIIEDTGYPHGTNLNFIEKTFDLVKQANKEEKFAIVISNQAGVARGKFSEDEVIRTNNYIKEVYEEKGLKIDAFYYCPYHIDGIIPNYKKISLARKPEPGMILQASEDFRIRIKKSIMIGDKESDKIELWGLNSIIMSGKKLFK; from the coding sequence GTGATAAAACAAGCAGTTATTTTAGCTGGAGGATTGGGAACTCGTTTAAGAAGTATTGTAAAAGATGTACCTAAACCAATGGCAAAGATTGGTAAAAGGCCATTTTTGGAATATCAAATTTATCTTTTAAAAAAAGTTGGAATAACCAACATACTTATACTAATAGGATATAAAGGTTCTATTATAAAGGACTACTTTAAAGATGGAAGAGAATTTGGAATAAGTATTACATATTCTGAAGAAAAAGAGCCTTTAGGAACAGGTGGAGCTGTTATAAGTGCTTGGGATAAACTTGAAGATGAATTTTTGATATTAAATGGTGATACTTTTTTTGATATAGAATATGATTTACTCTTTGATTTTGTTGATGAAAAATCTCCAGAGGCACTAATAGTTTTGAGATATACTAAAGATTTGTCAAGGTATGGATTTGTAGAAATTGATGATTTATATTATGTTAAAAAGTTTATTGAAAAAGGGACACTTCCGTCAAATAGAGTAGATGGATACATAAATGGAGGAATATATTATTTTAAAAAGAAAACGTTAGAGAAGTATTTAAATAAATTTAAGAGAAATAATTTTATTTCATTGGAAAATGAAATATTTCCCGACTTGGTAAATTCTAAAAAACTTTTTGGAATCCCAATGGGAGGAAAATTCATTGACATAGGAATACCAAAGGATTATGAAAAAGCACAAAATGAGATTCCTAATTGTATTAAGCAAAAAAGAAAGCCTGCATTGTTTTTGGATAGAGATGGAGTTATAATTGAAGATACAGGTTATCCACACGGAACAAATTTGAACTTTATTGAAAAAACATTTGATCTAGTGAAACAGGCCAACAAAGAAGAAAAATTTGCAATTGTTATTTCAAATCAAGCAGGAGTAGCAAGGGGAAAATTTAGTGAAGATGAAGTAATAAGAACAAATAACTATATAAAGGAAGTGTACGAAGAAAAAGGGCTCAAAATAGATGCTTTTTATTATTGTCCTTATCATATTGATGGTATTATCCCTAATTATAAAAAAATATCTTTGGCAAGAAAACCTGAACCTGGGATGATTTTACAAGCAAGTGAAGATTTTAGAATAAGAATAAAAAAATCTATAATGATTGGCGACAAAGAAAGTGATAAAATAGAATTATGGGGATTAAATTCTATAATAATGTCTGGTAAAAAATTATTTAAATAA
- the gmhA gene encoding D-sedoheptulose 7-phosphate isomerase: MERVEYRIKESIDLKIKILHDKDFIFKIEKAAEKIIESLKNGGKILFCGNGGSAADAQHLAAELMGKFYLNRSPLQAVSLTTNTSVLTAIGNDFSYDEVFVRQLKGLGKKGDILVGISTSGNSKNVIEAMKFAKENGIFAIGLTGETGGKMAEFSDILLDVPSNNTPRIQESHIMIGHIICEIVEDELFGGIKG; this comes from the coding sequence GTGGAAAGAGTTGAATATAGAATAAAAGAGAGTATAGATTTAAAAATTAAAATTTTGCATGACAAAGATTTTATTTTTAAAATAGAAAAAGCCGCAGAAAAAATAATAGAATCCTTAAAAAATGGTGGAAAGATTCTTTTTTGCGGAAATGGTGGAAGTGCAGCTGATGCACAACATTTGGCAGCAGAACTAATGGGAAAATTTTATTTAAATAGATCACCACTTCAAGCAGTTTCTTTGACAACTAATACATCAGTGTTAACTGCTATTGGGAATGATTTTTCATATGATGAAGTTTTTGTAAGACAATTAAAAGGTTTAGGAAAAAAAGGAGATATATTAGTTGGGATAAGCACAAGTGGAAATTCAAAAAATGTGATTGAAGCGATGAAGTTTGCAAAAGAAAATGGTATTTTTGCTATTGGTTTAACTGGTGAAACAGGTGGAAAAATGGCAGAATTTTCTGATATATTGTTAGATGTTCCATCAAATAATACTCCACGTATACAAGAATCACACATAATGATTGGACACATAATTTGTGAAATAGTAGAAGATGAATTATTTGGAGGTATTAAAGGGTGA